The Pirellulales bacterium genome contains a region encoding:
- a CDS encoding thiamine pyrophosphate-dependent enzyme has product MAKNVAELLVERLIDWKVDTIFGFPGDGINGIFEALRTRQDKIKFIQVRHEEAAAFAACGYSKYTGRLGVCLATSGPGGIHLLNGLYDAKCDGQTVLAITGHTFHDLIGTQYQQDVDLTKLFMDVAVYNERITGPAHVHNALDDGIRTAMARRGVAHLCTPKDIQDWDGSESPRSTANIKGHSAEQAAPTTSHPAREDLRAAADLINDGKKVAILVGRGALHCRAQVLELAEKLGAPVAKALLGKAVLPDDSPYTTGGLGLLGTAPSQDAMHSCDTLIIIGSGFPYMEFYPKPGQGKCVQIDIDASRIGLRHPAEIGLVGDCRRVLDELLPLIGRKEDRSFLESAQKGMQGWNELLLSRASRMDKPLKPQVVTHTLNKFLAPDAVIASDCGTVTSWTARYVKIRAEMLFSASGMLATMGNGLPYAIGAAVAFPGRQVVAVVGDGGLTMMLGEIATLVKHNLPVKVIVIKNNTLGQIKWEQMVFEGNPEFGVDLQPIDFAAYARACGAGGFTVDDPTKVEQVMAEAFAHPGPALIEAVVDPNEPAMPGHATLDQAWQFAKALVRGEKYSKSIIKAVLEDKIREVI; this is encoded by the coding sequence ATGGCAAAAAATGTGGCCGAACTATTGGTCGAACGTCTCATTGATTGGAAAGTCGACACGATCTTTGGATTTCCAGGTGATGGGATCAACGGCATTTTCGAAGCGCTGCGGACTCGACAGGACAAGATCAAATTCATCCAAGTTCGACATGAGGAAGCGGCTGCTTTCGCCGCTTGCGGTTACTCGAAATACACCGGTCGCCTGGGAGTCTGCCTGGCAACATCAGGTCCTGGCGGCATCCATCTATTGAACGGACTCTACGACGCGAAGTGCGACGGCCAGACGGTGCTGGCCATTACCGGCCATACGTTTCATGATCTGATTGGCACGCAGTACCAACAGGACGTCGATCTGACCAAGCTCTTCATGGACGTCGCGGTCTATAACGAGCGCATTACAGGGCCAGCGCACGTCCATAACGCACTAGATGACGGCATTCGCACCGCCATGGCGCGAAGGGGCGTCGCGCACCTCTGCACTCCTAAGGACATCCAGGATTGGGACGGTTCCGAGTCGCCCCGATCCACAGCCAATATTAAGGGACACAGCGCCGAGCAGGCAGCCCCGACAACCTCTCATCCCGCTCGGGAAGACCTAAGAGCCGCGGCTGACCTCATCAATGACGGAAAAAAAGTCGCCATTTTGGTGGGCCGTGGTGCGCTGCATTGTCGGGCGCAGGTGCTGGAGTTGGCCGAAAAGCTCGGGGCGCCGGTCGCCAAAGCCCTGCTGGGAAAAGCCGTCTTACCCGATGACAGTCCCTACACCACCGGCGGTTTGGGACTGCTGGGCACAGCTCCATCGCAAGATGCGATGCACAGTTGCGATACGTTGATCATCATCGGGAGCGGCTTCCCCTACATGGAGTTCTATCCGAAGCCGGGGCAGGGTAAATGCGTTCAAATCGATATCGACGCGTCGCGCATCGGACTTCGCCATCCTGCCGAAATAGGGCTGGTGGGAGATTGTCGGCGCGTTCTCGATGAACTGCTGCCGCTGATCGGGCGAAAGGAGGATCGCTCCTTCCTGGAATCGGCGCAGAAGGGAATGCAGGGGTGGAACGAACTTCTATTAAGCCGTGCCAGCCGAATGGACAAACCGCTCAAACCCCAAGTTGTGACGCACACACTAAATAAGTTCTTAGCGCCCGATGCCGTTATCGCCAGTGACTGCGGCACCGTGACTAGTTGGACTGCCCGGTATGTGAAGATTCGCGCCGAGATGTTGTTCTCCGCCTCAGGCATGCTGGCGACGATGGGGAATGGCTTGCCTTATGCCATTGGCGCCGCAGTCGCATTTCCAGGCAGGCAGGTGGTTGCCGTTGTCGGCGATGGTGGTCTCACGATGATGCTCGGCGAGATCGCCACACTGGTAAAGCACAACCTCCCGGTCAAGGTCATCGTAATTAAAAACAACACGCTCGGGCAGATCAAATGGGAACAGATGGTTTTCGAAGGCAATCCGGAATTTGGTGTTGATCTGCAGCCGATCGACTTTGCCGCGTACGCACGCGCCTGTGGCGCAGGCGGTTTCACGGTTGACGATCCTACAAAGGTCGAGCAAGTAATGGCCGAAGCATTCGCCCATCCCGGACCGGCCTTAATCGAAGCTGTCGTAGATCCGAACGAGCCGGCGATGCCTGGCCATGCCACGTTGGATCAGGCATGGCAATTCGCCAAGGCTCTGGTTCGAGGAGAAAAATACAGCAAGTCCATTATCAAGGCTGTGCTCGAAGACAAGATTCGCGAAGTCATCTAG
- a CDS encoding glucoamylase family protein, which yields MTSPLLTSEKLNDLQRESFAYFVNETNPANGLIADRTKAGTPASIAAVGLGLASYPVGVERGFLTREDAVDRTLTTLRFLRDAPQGKSATATGYKGFYYHFLDMQTGARFGNCELSTIDSTYAIAGMLAAAAYFTAESRSEHEIRSLADGLYRRVDWRWALDSGATVTHGWKPETGFLPDRWEGYSEALLLYILGLGSPTHPLADESYTAWTSTYKWRKIYDHEYLYSGPLFTHQLSHVWVDFRGIADEYMRDKCIDYFENSRRATYAQQQYAIHNPGQFKGYGKDCWGITSSDGPGWITCEVDGRERHFFHYAARGIPDGPDDGTIAPWAAAASLPFAPEIVLAALQDFDNLKLRMNNSYGYKATFNPTYPVTSAPADCWVSPCHLGLNQGPVVLMIENARSGLLWRLMRQCPYLVKGLHQAGFTGGWLGAESPRAWCTNASEMKPASGRAQRIAVPSNSRPSNEKQPDGV from the coding sequence ATGACATCCCCGTTATTGACCTCCGAGAAATTGAATGATCTGCAAAGAGAGTCCTTCGCCTATTTTGTCAATGAGACGAATCCCGCGAATGGACTTATCGCGGATCGAACCAAAGCCGGAACTCCGGCAAGTATTGCGGCGGTTGGTTTAGGCTTAGCGAGTTATCCCGTGGGCGTTGAGCGTGGCTTCCTAACTCGCGAGGACGCGGTCGATCGAACACTCACCACACTACGATTTTTGCGAGACGCACCTCAAGGGAAGAGCGCTACTGCCACGGGTTACAAGGGATTTTATTACCACTTTCTTGACATGCAGACTGGCGCTAGGTTCGGAAATTGCGAGCTTTCGACCATTGACTCGACCTATGCAATAGCCGGAATGCTTGCTGCCGCGGCATATTTCACCGCTGAATCGCGGTCTGAACACGAGATCCGAAGTCTGGCGGATGGACTATATCGCCGCGTCGATTGGCGATGGGCTTTGGATAGTGGTGCAACTGTAACGCACGGTTGGAAGCCCGAGACCGGATTCTTGCCCGATCGCTGGGAAGGTTACAGCGAGGCCTTGCTTTTGTACATCCTTGGCTTAGGATCCCCAACCCACCCGCTTGCGGACGAGAGCTACACTGCTTGGACGTCCACTTACAAGTGGAGAAAGATTTACGATCACGAGTATCTCTATTCCGGCCCTCTCTTCACTCACCAGCTGTCGCATGTGTGGGTCGATTTTCGTGGCATCGCCGACGAGTACATGCGCGACAAATGCATCGACTATTTCGAGAACAGCCGTCGAGCAACGTACGCGCAGCAGCAATACGCGATTCACAATCCCGGCCAGTTCAAAGGGTACGGTAAAGACTGTTGGGGCATCACCTCCAGCGATGGGCCTGGCTGGATAACATGCGAAGTTGACGGCAGAGAGCGCCATTTCTTTCATTACGCGGCAAGAGGCATACCCGATGGCCCCGACGACGGCACCATCGCGCCGTGGGCGGCGGCTGCCTCATTGCCGTTTGCCCCAGAGATCGTACTTGCGGCCCTTCAGGACTTTGACAATCTGAAGTTGCGCATGAACAACTCGTACGGCTACAAGGCCACGTTCAATCCCACATATCCCGTGACGTCTGCACCTGCGGATTGTTGGGTTTCACCATGCCACCTGGGGCTGAACCAGGGTCCTGTCGTATTGATGATTGAGAACGCCCGATCCGGGCTTCTCTGGCGACTGATGCGACAGTGCCCGTACCTAGTCAAAGGACTGCATCAGGCCGGCTTCACGGGTGGCTGGCTGGGGGCGGAGAGTCCACGCGCCTGGTGCACTAACGCCTCGGAAATGAAACCAGCCTCCGGCCGAGCGCAACGTATCGCGGTTCCATCAAACTCTCGGCCGTCGAACGAGAAGCAGCCAGACGGCGTGTGA